DNA sequence from the Salvia splendens isolate huo1 chromosome 19, SspV2, whole genome shotgun sequence genome:
CACCGCACAAGCATTAGCCATATCTTTTTGGACTGATGGAGAAGTCATTTGGTTATTTCCAGGGGCATTTTTCAAAATCACTTTACCAACTTCATCATTCCTCAAACCATACCATTCTAATAACTCAAGAAAATTACCTTTGTTCAAAGACGTATATGACTCGTCATGTCCCCTAAAAGGCAAACCTTGAATCAAAAGAAAACGAACTACATCAACAGTTGCAGTCAATCGAATTCGATATTCcttttctttagttttttttcGGTCAACGGGGCGACGTCGGAGAcaacggagggggcggatatgGAAAATATACATCCGAGATAAGGGAAAATTAGTCGCCaggagggggcgaccgccccctcctgcccccctggatccgccactgcttaTAAGTCGACTTAACTGTCGTGCAAAGGAGAGAGTATTATATGATGTGAATTATTCTCTGCTTGTAGGCTTCTGATACGAAAATTTCTTCGTCCatgaatatgagtctcatttctttttaATCTGGGCTACCACATGACAACTTGAGTATCAAACGATCTTCAAATCTAATGGCATAAAATGGTGGTATGATGTTACAATAAAGTGAGTTGTCATATTAATAtgccacattataaatatacgCTACCTCCGCTCcatttatatagtactattgatttgttatttaaatgaaatatcAATCTTTCTTCTAtttcatttatatataaataataaggGAAATACAAATACAATAGAATGATtgatattttcatttgtaaaATATATCACTTCAAATGACTTATTTCCAGTGGTGCGAATGaagtactactactttttaGTGAATAACTATATATTTcctcaatttcttaaattatactcttttgtttttactaatattaattttattattatttttgtatcttctatcttattttatcatcttttctcttgtttcttttatttctaattttgtattaaactTGTGACATTttcaaagttcatatttttaagaATGGAAGACGTATTTACCACAAAGCACGTTTTGTGGtttcatatattgatttttGATTAAAGTCATCGCTATCTCTATCGCATTCTCTCACAAAATTATTCTCTTTGGAGATACAACTCCCCAAGATTCAACATTAatcattttaaatttgattattaTCTTAACTTTTAAACTAGCgtataaattttataactatatactccctccatcttttattaattgacaTCGGTTGacttgacacgaattttaagaaatataatgaaaagttggtgaaaaaagttaatggaatatgagccatacttttatataatcaattttatacTCCGTCCgtcacttatttctattttcgttCGTCACAAAAAATTTATCAACTTTTACCTcaaccatttttggtagtggactctACATTCAACTAATTCATTTTCACTCATATATTATTATCagactaatatataaaaatagaacccacatgtcactaactttttcaatccactttctattactccctccgttccatgttaatagactcatttttctattttggaaagttctaagttaattgagtcatttctattttaggcaaaaagtaattctccattttactttattctctctttatctctcttactttattttctcttgcttttcaccatccatttaacactattcttaaactccatgccgaaaagaaatgcctctattaacaaggaacggagggagtgcATTTCTATAATCCGTGTCAgttcaaatggtgacaaattattagggacggatgaagtagtaAAATGCGAGTGAAATGAAAAGTAGAATTCTCCATTGgtatataaaaaatagagtcttcttaaaaggaaaaaaagaaaggaaTAATTTGGAGAATAATATGGAAAAAGGTGAAATGTCTGTTTTATTAGCTTGACATGGAGTACTACTAAATAGCATCAATAATTGATATGGTAGAATATCACATGATTTTGACTCGTATGCTGTTGACTAAATCAAGACTTGGCCCAATACGTAAATCGAGATCTAACTAGCCTAGCTCATGAGTTTATTAACTCATCAAGTACACTACTTCAACTTGGCCGTGCAACTTGAAGCATGTGACATAAATATTTAACTAATGGCTTCCACTAGTTGAGTTATCACTACATATATTTAGGAGATTTATTTATGAAAGATTCATGATTAAACCAAGGGCATGAATACAGTTAAAACCAATTGGGTATTTTATAATGGTATTGTTGGGTATCGGTgatgcacacccgaactccacattagtatgatattgtccgctttgggcaaagccctcacggttttgctcttggggtactcctaaaaggcctcatactaatggagttggggtaccccatttatatgcttgcaactcttgttcattctccgatgtgggatatggtttgcttcactacaatcctcccctcaaaccaagaccaccagaccaagaccacatgtctCTCTGcccccatgttacaggtcaccaggtcaccccgggtcttggtcgagctcacacaccacatcggagaacttgcaagcgcaacccaccgaaccccgagccacacaggcccagcccctgaaccagggctctgataccactgttgggtatcggtggtgcacacccgaactctacattagtatgatattgtccgctttgggcaaagccctcacggttttgcccTTGGGgtactcccaaaaggcctcatactaatggagttggggtaccccatttatatgcttgcaactcttgttcattctccgatgtgggatatggtttgcttcactacaatcctcccctcaaaccaagaccaccagaccaagaccacatgtctCTCTGcccccatgttacaggtcaccaggtcaccccgggtcttggtcgagctcacacaccacatcggagaacttgcaagcgcaacccaccgaaccccgagccacacaggcccagcccctgaaccagggctctgataccactgttgggtatcggtggtgcacacccgaactctacattagtatgatattgtccgctttgggcaaagccctcacggttttgcccTTGGGgtactcccaaaaggcctcatactaatggagttggggtaccccatttatatgcttgcaactcttgttcattctctgatgtgggatatggtttgcttcaccacaggTATGGTTGGAAGAAGAGAAAGATTCCCATGCAAATTGGACTGCCCTtctttgtaatttattttattaatcatcgaatttgtttttttatgtattaatCATCGAATTGTTCACTCATGAATTGTTTCatataaaaaatactcctataaaagaaaaattaagtCAACTTAGATATTTATTGATGAATACACTCATCACTAATTAGTTTTGGAATGAAACTTATGAGATTTTATTGGCCAAACCTTATCAGGTCGATTCAATAAATGAGTTCGTATATAGCTCCCTTCTTCGTAATTTATTTGTATTAACCATTGTTATTCACACATAAATTGGTTCATATAAAAatacttataaaaaaaatcaacttagatatttatagatgaatacACTCATTACTGGCAAACCCTTTACGTATGAGGTCGATTCAGTAAAAGAGTGCGTACTTAGCCCATGTTAAATCTCAAATTTCCATTTCCTATATGTGAGATGTAACCATATTCCACATCGGAAATTAAATAAAGCTGCAAGCAATATATGTGTGTTATCCTAACTTCATATATATGAGATCTTTTGGGAGAGTAACTGAAAAGCAAAACCGAGAGGGCTTATTCTGAAATGGATAATATCATCCTGTATTGAGTTCGAATGTGCATTGACGAACCCTTGCACTATAATTATAGTATTACAATTTGGCAATAGGTAAGGACAAAGGAACTCACGAATAAGATAGATGATGACTAGGTCGCCTCAACCAACGCTATGCATATGAAGATTCCTTTAGCTTTTTACACCACCAACCATTTAAGTAATTGAAGCTTCCTTATAAATTATACTCTATATAATAGCTATGCTACATCCATGACTAAACAAGCACAAAACAAATCCTCAATTCCAACAAAAATCACACAAAAGCATAAGCAACAAATTTTGATGGAGTTcagaaaatttgaaataatcaTTGTTTCGGCCGACAATCTTCCCCGGAGCTTTGGGAGGATGAGAGTCTACGCGGAGGTGTCCATCAGTGGAGAACCCAACACAAGCAAGCAAACCACCGTGGATTTGGCCGGACAGACAAACCCTAGATGGAACTTCTCTCTCGATTACACGTTTGAGGAGGCCTCTCTCCAGAAATCGGAATTGGTGGTTAAGGTGAAGCTCTACTGTGAGAGGACTCTGGGAGACAAGTATATCGATGAGGTCAATTTATCGGTCAAGGCTCTTGTTAAGGACTCAATTCCCATATCGGTtatgagaacaactgatgtggtcTACATAGACTAAAtgggctctctctcctaacaggctagtcttttgggatgagttctcccgtttggtctgtatcaattggtgctttcattgagagcccaaacgactcggagtggtggccgggcaacgaactcgccgtgaccaacgagtgcgtttgggaccgctcggagtggtgacccacggagtggtggccgggcaaagaatccgccgtgaccaacgtggccgtgaccaacgagaactcggagtggtggcccacggagtgatggcctggcaaagaaccagccgtgaccaacgaggacgttggcccttaaaggagggtcgaatgttaaggactcaattcccacatcggttatgagaacaactgatgtggtctatatagactaaatgggctctctctcctaacaggctagtcttttgggatgagttctcccgtttggtctgtatcagCTCTCTTTGACTACGGACCTAGGGTTAAAAATGTGCTGACCTACACCGTGGATGGGGCCGGGGAAGGGAAGGTTAACATTACGTATTGTTTTGGAAACACGTTTATGGCGCCAAAGCCCTCGGTTTGGAAGAAGGCGCTCAGGGTGATGGTACAAGGGACGTGGTTCCTCTTGTCCGCAGACATCGGAGATTGGTAAAGAGGATGATTAAGTTGATTAATGTTGGtgtattatttcaaaaatagcttattttataatttctagcAGTATTTAATTCAGAAAGGGTGCAACACAAGGACTTCCCTAAAGAAATCGTATGATCCTTTGACTCTGTACTACAATTTGGGAAGTGAAGTTAATTTATCTCTTTAATCACTCTCTTAGTTTGTTTTCCCTTTCTCATCAGCGGCACTATTGGCACTTTGTTTCTAGCTAGGCTTAGAAACTCATGAATTTGTCCATGAATTTCATGGTCACTAGTAAATGCCATATCATCAAATTTCGCTACAggatttattaataataatataattttctaATTTCAGTTTTAGAGCATCTTGAATTAGAAAATGGTAGTGATACCCCTAAGACCTAGTTGGTCATGACTCAtattatatttgaaattttgGTTTGACTTATATGCTGtctacaattaaaaaaaaaaagaaaacacaatTAACCGACATAATTATTAACAGATAGTAATCCGTCATCAATTACCAACGAATTGCAGACAAATCTCTGATGTTAAATTTTCCGTTATATTCTCCGACGGACTATGCTTTTACCGTCGACTTTACAGATGGGCATCGTCATTGTAAATTGTTGATGGATGTTTCTCTTGGTAAAtactacttcctctgtcccacgATCCcatataaaatgacatatttatattttaaaaaaaaattctctccaattaatacatccAATATtgaattaaacacattaaaaaataattccTAAATGTGTTCGACAAATCTTGTTTCGAcacattaaaataattaaacacaTTTGTTTGCACGAACCACGGATAACTAGTTAGTCagaacaagaatatgtttcGACAAAATTGTCTAGTTCGGGATCCCTTGATcaaattgtaaaaaaataacatttatGAAAATCAAACGTTTATGTGGAACCAAAGTTTCATGCAGTCGcataaattaaaagattttaagtGATAGTATAAATTCATGAAACAAAATCAAAGATTCCAGAAATGGACGAGTTTGCGCGAAACAAAAATCAAAGGTTCATGCAAAATcaatcataatattaaaatagcATAAAGTAAATTATGATTACATAAAGTAAGTACTGATAAAAGTTACATTAATGTACACAACTGAAAGATTTCCTATCTTGGTTCGAACTCTTCCTAAATTAAATTAGAGGGAAAATGAACATAATGACAAAACCTCATGAAAATAATTTGTAGTGTGTAGATACGACCAATTTTGCAAATTTTAAAACCTAAATTTTAAGAAACAAATGTAAACAATTTCCAGACTGTCATGATGTTATTACATTGTATTTATGTGATCAACGGCAATATGAGTCGTCGTCTTTGTCAACTCAACTTGGCACacttatatttatgttttactaATGCAAGCAAATATACAAGATAGCTATTGTATGTGGTGTCAATTATATTCGCAAAAATGGAGATAAAACTTATTTAGAAGAtcttacatataatatatagaaATTTATATAAATGCAACCTAATATAATATTGATTTGTCGCAGTCGAATTCAATTGAAAAGACGCTTGTCTTCTAATCAATATATAGGGAGTTGGGCGTACAAGCCGGAAAATCCAGATGGAGGCTGAATGTTTCTAAATTTTGAGTTTAAGGTTTTGAAGGATAATTTTCTTACTATTTGATCGGAATCCGATTTGTACAATGATTTAAAAGTCTAATCTTATCCTAACCATTTGTTTCTTATTATCTCACAAGCCTAATTTTATTCTAATGTACCTCAACAGAATACCTAGCtattagtataaaaaaatttcaatagaTTTTCACTGCCCTTCTACTACAAGATACTACATGatatatacttcatccgtccctcTATATAGTAGAGACATTTTTTTGGTaaaagatttaagaaaattatgttAATTGAGTTAAatagagagaaagtaaagtaaaaaatagtTTAATAAAGTACGTAAAGAAATGAAAAACAGAGAGGAGATATgttgctttttgccaaaaaaaaagaaagatacGATTCGACTATAAGGAAAACAACCCAAAAAAGAGACGAAGAGAGTACtatttaagtatttttaatGTGAAATCGAGGTTTGAGTTTTCGTCAGCGCGCAGCGGTCTTCTTCGAAGGATggaataatttttttgaatatatATTGTATATGTATAATTGGATCCTTATGCTTGGATAATATCATCGACATATATGTGGTGGGGAAATTAAGATTGAATATCAACCTTAATAATGGAAATAATAATAGAAAAGAATGAACAATTATATTCTATTTCGAGTTTAGAAAATAGAATCAGGTTTATGTGTTATTGATACTAAAAATACTAATTGCTGGTTGAGCATATGATGGAGCCAATACATATATTGTTCAACTCTAAGCTCTTCGAGGCATCTTGTGCATGAGtgtgtaaattttaaattatagtatCCCTCTTTCTGCTTCTGGTCatttatttgattgttgaaggaaaaaataaatcaagatATTTACATAATATGTAAagtattgaaataaaaataaatgtagaTGTGGAAAAAATTAAAGCTAATGTAGACTAAACATGAAAATATGAAAACATTTTGGATTTTGACGAATTGTAGAAAAAATGTAATATTAGTAGTATCTGGTTTTCCCAACAAAATACAGGTAGAATTTCATTGTGATTTTATAATGATATGAAAATAGTAATTATTATTGATATTGTTATGAGTTTTGTTGTTAAAAATGCAAATTTAAGAGATAACATGAAAATAAGATATTTGTGCTTCCTCTTACTCGCAATCGATTATGTGACACGTAATTTATGAAAACGTATTAATCGTTTGGGAATTTCATAATGGCATGgttagaagttttttttttccattttcttccatttctataaaattaatctacttatattttttataaacttTTTTCTTTAATGAAATGAGATCCATAatcattttctatcattttttttcttttgataaCGTTTCTATTTTACCAGTTGCGCATTAAAACTCGCGTATTGTCCCAAAACCTTCATTTGTATGAGATGTATGGAATATTACACTTTTGGCAATATGTTAGGAACACACGAGGAAGATGATGATGGCTAAGCCGCCTCAACCAACCCTATGCATATGaagtttccttttttttttgccaCTTATGTAAGTGAAGCTTTCTAATGAATTCTACACTTATAAATAGCTATAATACATCCATGTAGAAGCAAGCACAACACAAATCccacaaaatacaagcaataTATTTTGATGGAGTGCAGAAAATTCGAAATTATCATTGTTTCGGCCAACAATCTTCCAGACGTCCGGAGCTTTGGGAGGATGAAAGTCTACGCGGAGGTGTCCATCAATGGAGAACCCGACACAAGCAAGCTTACCACTGTGGACACGGAAGGAGAGACAAACCCTAGATGGAACTTCCCTCTTGACTACACGATTGAGGAGGCCTCTCTCCAGAATCCGGGATTGGTGGTTGGGGTGAAGCTCTACTGTGAGAGGACTCTAGGAGATAGGTATATCGGTGAGGTCAATATATCGGTCAAGGGTCTCTTTGATTACCGACCTAGGGTTGAAAATGTGTTGACCTACACCGTGGATGGGGCCGGGGACGGGAAGCTTaacattttatatagttttGGAAATATGTTTATGGCGCCAAAGCCCTCCTTTGGTGAGAAGGTGCTTGATGTTGGTCTCTCGGTGATGGAACAAGGGACGTTGTTCTTCTTGTCCGAAGAtttttaatgttgttttatCATGTCAAGCATAGCTTGTTTTACAATTTCTAGACAATTGATAATTTGTGGTAATAGTATCATGTTGTTTTATCATGTCAAACATTGCTTGTTCTAAAGTTTCTACTTTTTAGAGCATTGATAATTCGTGGTAGAAGtatttagagtgtccactataaggcggacacgcccaatagccccgccccagtttttgaccatagccccaaaattctattttcgccactatagtggacaactccaatagcccccaaattttataatcaattttcatttttaaatatttctttgtttcaatcaagtgtaatttaaataatcgcagtgtaaataactagaatacaAGGTAATTAGgcccgaatattcgttgtattgcaatccggtaaaattatacaacgaataattaaaataaaatacaactacaaaactccggcaccgtctactcggtgtcggagtcggcttcctcgtcttcctcttcgtcttcttctcctcttcctcctctctcgctgctgtcatatcccgattcctcagtgtcgggtgattcg
Encoded proteins:
- the LOC121780126 gene encoding protein SRC2 homolog, which encodes MECRKFEIIIVSANNLPDVRSFGRMKVYAEVSINGEPDTSKLTTVDTEGETNPRWNFPLDYTIEEASLQNPGLVVGVKLYCERTLGDRYIGEVNISVKGLFDYRPRVENVLTYTVDGAGDGKLNILYSFGNMFMAPKPSFGEKVLDVGLSVMEQGTLFFLSEDF